From the genome of Streptomyces sp. NBC_00659, one region includes:
- the ligA gene encoding NAD-dependent DNA ligase LigA — protein sequence MTTPVAVIVDAVAYAQAVEDALKASAAYYEGGTSVLDDDAYDRLVRGIAAWEAGHPDQVLPDSPTGKVAGGAVEGDVPHTVPMLSLDNVFSPEEFTAWTASLARRTGHEAERYSVEPKLDGLAVAARYHQGRLTRLITRGDGTAGEDVSHAIGTIEGLPGELAEPLTLEVRGEVLMTTAQFEHANEVRTAHGGQPFANPRNAAAGTLRAKERAYTVPMTFFGYGLLPVSGTGAEEAARLGDLAHSELMARAAELGVNTTASTAVPGITAATAEQVLARVQEIGALRAELPFGIDGIVVKADLAADQRAAGSGTRAPRWAIAYKLPAVEKITRLLAVEWNVGRTGIIAPRGVLEPVEIDGSTITYATLHNPADITRRDLRLGDHVMVHRAGDVIPRIEAPVAHLRTGEEQPILFPETCPNCGSAIDTSEQRWRCEQGRNCHLVAALSYAAGRDQLDIEGLGHTRVVQLVESGLVADLAGLFSLTREQLLGLERMGETSTDNLLAAIEAAKGRPLSRVLCALGVRGTGRSMSRRIARYFATMDEVRAADAETMQRVEGIGTEKAPSIVAELVELAPLIDRLVAAGVNMTEPGATPPAPPGEDGEDGPDAEEGGSAGGPLAGMTVVVTGAMTGALEQLSRNQMNELIERAGGRSSSSVSKKTALVVAGEGAGSKRAKAETLGVRLAAPEEFAELVADYLA from the coding sequence ATGACAACACCTGTTGCAGTGATCGTGGATGCCGTCGCCTACGCGCAGGCGGTCGAGGACGCGTTGAAGGCGTCGGCCGCCTACTACGAGGGCGGCACGTCCGTCCTGGACGACGACGCGTACGACCGGCTCGTGCGTGGCATCGCCGCCTGGGAGGCCGGGCATCCCGATCAGGTGCTGCCCGACTCGCCGACCGGGAAGGTCGCGGGCGGCGCCGTCGAGGGGGACGTCCCGCACACGGTGCCGATGCTGAGCCTGGACAATGTCTTCTCGCCCGAGGAGTTCACGGCCTGGACGGCGTCGCTGGCCCGGCGGACCGGTCACGAGGCGGAGCGGTACAGCGTCGAACCGAAGCTCGACGGTCTGGCCGTCGCGGCGCGCTACCACCAGGGCCGGCTCACCCGGCTGATCACCCGTGGTGACGGCACGGCGGGTGAGGACGTGTCGCACGCGATCGGGACGATCGAGGGCCTGCCCGGCGAGCTCGCGGAGCCCCTCACGCTGGAGGTGCGCGGCGAAGTCCTCATGACGACGGCGCAGTTCGAGCACGCCAACGAGGTGCGCACCGCGCACGGCGGGCAGCCGTTCGCGAACCCGCGCAACGCCGCGGCGGGCACGCTGCGCGCCAAGGAGCGCGCCTACACGGTGCCGATGACCTTCTTCGGCTACGGCCTGCTGCCGGTGTCCGGCACCGGGGCCGAGGAGGCCGCACGGCTGGGCGACCTCGCGCACAGCGAACTCATGGCGCGGGCGGCCGAGCTGGGTGTGAACACCACCGCGAGCACAGCTGTCCCCGGGATCACGGCGGCGACCGCCGAGCAGGTCCTGGCCCGCGTCCAGGAGATCGGGGCGCTGCGCGCCGAGCTGCCGTTCGGGATCGACGGGATCGTGGTCAAGGCCGACCTGGCGGCCGACCAGCGGGCCGCCGGGTCCGGTACCCGCGCGCCGCGCTGGGCGATCGCGTACAAGCTCCCGGCCGTCGAGAAGATCACCCGGCTGCTGGCGGTCGAGTGGAACGTGGGCCGCACCGGCATCATCGCCCCGCGCGGCGTGCTGGAGCCGGTCGAGATCGACGGCTCGACCATCACGTACGCCACCCTCCACAACCCGGCGGACATCACGCGCCGCGATCTGCGGCTGGGCGACCACGTGATGGTCCACCGCGCCGGCGACGTCATCCCGCGGATCGAAGCGCCCGTCGCCCATCTGCGGACCGGCGAGGAACAGCCCATCCTCTTCCCCGAGACGTGCCCGAACTGCGGATCCGCGATCGACACCAGCGAGCAGCGGTGGCGCTGTGAGCAGGGCCGCAACTGCCATCTCGTCGCCGCGCTCTCGTACGCGGCGGGCCGCGACCAGCTCGACATCGAGGGCCTCGGTCACACCCGGGTCGTCCAGCTCGTGGAAAGCGGTCTGGTCGCCGATCTCGCCGGGCTGTTCAGCCTGACCCGCGAGCAGCTCCTCGGCCTGGAGCGGATGGGTGAGACCAGCACGGACAACCTCCTCGCGGCGATCGAGGCGGCCAAGGGCCGGCCTCTGTCACGGGTGCTGTGCGCGCTCGGTGTCCGCGGTACGGGCCGTTCCATGTCCCGGCGCATCGCCCGGTACTTCGCCACCATGGACGAGGTGCGCGCGGCGGATGCGGAAACGATGCAGCGGGTCGAGGGCATCGGCACGGAGAAGGCCCCCTCGATCGTCGCGGAGCTGGTTGAACTGGCCCCGCTCATCGACAGGCTCGTCGCCGCCGGGGTCAACATGACCGAGCCCGGGGCCACCCCGCCCGCCCCGCCCGGCGAGGACGGCGAGGACGGCCCGGACGCGGAGGAGGGCGGGAGCGCCGGCGGGCCGCTGGCCGGGATGACGGTGGTGGTCACGGGTGCGATGACCGGGGCTCTGGAGCAGCTCAGCCGCAACCAGATGAACGAGCTCATCGAGCGCGCCGGCGGCCGTTCCTCCTCCAGCGTGTCGAAGAAGACGGCCCTGGTCGTGGCGGGCGAGGGCGCCGGGTCCAAGCGTGCCAAGGCCGAGACCCTGGGGGTCAGACTCGCGGCGCCGGAGGAGTTCGCCGAACTCGTCGCCGACTACCTCGCCTGA
- a CDS encoding Fur family transcriptional regulator, whose protein sequence is MSDLLERLRGRGWRMTSQRRVVAEVLDGDHVHLTADEVHARAAERLPEISRATVYNALGELVSLGEVIEVSTDGRAKRYDPNAHRPHQHLVCSACGTVRDVHPAGDPLADLPATERFGFTVAAVEVTYRGLCPSCV, encoded by the coding sequence ATGAGTGACCTGCTGGAGCGACTGCGAGGACGTGGCTGGCGGATGACTTCCCAGCGGCGCGTCGTTGCGGAGGTCCTCGACGGTGATCATGTGCATCTCACGGCCGACGAGGTGCATGCCCGTGCGGCCGAACGGCTGCCCGAGATCTCCCGGGCGACCGTCTACAACGCGCTGGGGGAGCTGGTCTCGCTCGGCGAGGTCATCGAGGTCTCCACCGACGGCCGCGCCAAGCGCTACGACCCCAACGCGCACCGGCCGCACCAGCATCTGGTGTGCTCCGCCTGCGGCACCGTCCGTGACGTCCACCCGGCCGGCGACCCGCTGGCCGACCTTCCGGCGACGGAACGATTCGGGTTCACCGTGGCCGCCGTGGAGGTCACCTATCGGGGGTTGTGCCCTTCGTGCGTCTAG
- a CDS encoding RBBP9/YdeN family alpha/beta hydrolase, giving the protein MSTRTDPVVVIVPGLRDHVEDHWQTLLANRLTEAGRTVRTVPPLTEDSLSRAARVAALDKVVSEAEGPVVLVAHSAGVITTVHWAEGHTAAQVLGALLVTPPDFDTPLPEGYPTPEVLGEHGWTPVPRTPLPFPSVVAASANDPLGTAEQVAGLARDWGGALVELGEVGHLNPASGYGPWPRAEELLRDVENG; this is encoded by the coding sequence GTGAGCACCCGGACCGACCCGGTCGTCGTGATCGTCCCCGGGCTGCGCGATCACGTCGAGGACCACTGGCAGACCCTGCTGGCGAACCGGCTGACGGAGGCCGGGCGCACCGTGCGCACCGTCCCGCCGCTCACCGAGGACTCCCTGAGCCGCGCGGCCCGCGTGGCGGCGCTCGACAAGGTGGTCTCGGAGGCCGAGGGCCCCGTCGTGCTCGTCGCGCACAGCGCCGGCGTGATCACCACGGTCCACTGGGCCGAGGGGCACACGGCAGCACAGGTGCTCGGAGCGCTGCTCGTGACGCCGCCGGACTTCGACACCCCGCTCCCCGAGGGATATCCGACACCCGAAGTGCTCGGCGAGCACGGCTGGACACCGGTACCCCGGACCCCGCTGCCCTTCCCCAGCGTCGTGGCCGCCAGTGCGAACGACCCCCTCGGCACGGCCGAGCAGGTCGCCGGCCTGGCCCGCGACTGGGGCGGCGCCCTGGTGGAACTCGGCGAGGTCGGCCATCTCAACCCCGCGTCCGGCTACGGCCCGTGGCCGCGCGCGGAAGAACTGCTCCGCGACGTGGAAAACGGCTGA
- the katG gene encoding catalase/peroxidase HPI: MSENHDAIVTDAKTEAAGGCPVAHDRAPHPTQGGGNRQWWPERLNLKILAKNPAVANPLGEDFDYAAAFEALDLAAVKQDIAEVLTTSQDWWPADFGNYGPFMIRMAWHSAGTYRISDGRGGAGAGQQRFAPLNSWPDNGNLDKARRLLWPVKKKYGQNLSWADLMILAGNVALEQMGFDTFGFAGGREDVWESEEDVYWGPESVWLDDQRYTGDRELENPLGAVQMGLIYVNPEGPNGNPDPIAAARDIRETFRRMAMNDEETVALIAGGHTFGKTHGAGPAESVGDDPEAAPIESQGLGWKSTYGTGKGADAITSGLEVTWTTTPTQWSNGFFDNLFGYEWELTQSPAGANQWKPKDGAGEGTVPAAHDPAKKIAPSMLTTDLSLRVDPIYGPISRRFHENPAEFADAFARAWYKLTHRDMGPKSLYLGPEVPEETLLWQDPLPEAQGEVIGADDISALKAKILGSDLTVAQLVFTAWASASTFRGSDKRGGANGGRIRLEPQRGWEANDPDTLATVLRTLEGVQRDFNSGDKHVSLADLIVLGGVAAVEKAAKDAGHDVQVPFTPGRVDATDEQTDAESFAALEPASDGFRNYLGKGNRLPAEYLLLDRANLLTLSAPELTVLVGGLRALGANHGQSSHGVLTATPGQLTNDFFVNLLDLGTTWKATSEDATTFEGRDDATGEVKWTGTRADLVFGSNSELRALAEVYASDDARAKFVKDFVAAWDKVMNLDRFDLV; the protein is encoded by the coding sequence ATGTCTGAGAACCACGACGCGATCGTCACCGACGCGAAAACCGAGGCCGCGGGCGGCTGCCCTGTCGCACACGACCGCGCTCCGCACCCGACCCAGGGCGGCGGAAACCGACAGTGGTGGCCGGAGCGCCTCAACCTGAAGATCCTCGCCAAGAACCCGGCCGTGGCCAACCCGCTCGGTGAGGACTTCGACTACGCGGCGGCCTTCGAGGCCCTCGACCTCGCCGCGGTGAAGCAGGACATCGCCGAGGTGCTCACGACCTCGCAGGACTGGTGGCCCGCCGACTTCGGCAACTACGGCCCCTTCATGATCCGTATGGCGTGGCACAGCGCGGGCACCTACCGCATCAGCGACGGCCGCGGCGGCGCCGGTGCCGGTCAGCAGCGCTTCGCCCCCCTCAACAGCTGGCCGGACAACGGCAACCTGGACAAGGCCCGCCGTCTGCTGTGGCCCGTCAAGAAGAAGTACGGCCAGAACCTCTCCTGGGCCGACCTCATGATCCTCGCCGGCAACGTCGCCCTGGAGCAGATGGGCTTCGACACCTTCGGCTTCGCCGGCGGCCGCGAGGACGTCTGGGAGTCCGAGGAGGACGTGTACTGGGGTCCCGAGAGCGTCTGGCTCGACGACCAGCGCTACACCGGCGACCGCGAGCTGGAGAACCCGCTCGGCGCCGTCCAGATGGGCCTCATCTACGTCAACCCCGAGGGCCCGAACGGCAACCCGGACCCGATCGCCGCGGCCCGCGACATCCGTGAGACGTTCCGCCGGATGGCGATGAACGACGAGGAGACCGTCGCCCTGATCGCGGGCGGTCACACCTTCGGCAAGACCCACGGCGCCGGCCCGGCGGAGAGCGTCGGCGACGACCCCGAGGCCGCCCCGATCGAGTCGCAGGGCCTGGGCTGGAAGAGCACCTACGGCACCGGAAAGGGCGCCGACGCCATCACCTCCGGCCTGGAGGTCACCTGGACCACCACGCCCACCCAGTGGAGCAACGGCTTCTTCGACAACCTCTTCGGCTACGAGTGGGAGCTGACCCAGAGCCCCGCGGGCGCCAACCAGTGGAAGCCGAAGGACGGCGCCGGCGAGGGCACCGTCCCGGCCGCGCACGACCCGGCCAAGAAGATCGCCCCCTCGATGCTCACGACGGACCTGTCGCTGCGCGTCGACCCGATCTACGGTCCGATCTCGCGCCGCTTCCACGAGAACCCCGCCGAGTTCGCGGACGCCTTCGCGCGGGCCTGGTACAAGCTGACCCACCGTGACATGGGCCCGAAGTCCCTCTACCTCGGCCCCGAGGTCCCGGAGGAGACGCTGCTGTGGCAGGACCCGCTGCCGGAGGCGCAGGGCGAGGTCATCGGAGCCGACGACATCAGCGCCCTCAAGGCGAAGATCCTCGGCTCGGACCTGACGGTCGCGCAGCTCGTCTTCACCGCATGGGCGTCGGCCTCGACGTTCCGCGGCAGCGACAAGCGCGGCGGTGCCAACGGCGGCCGCATCCGTCTGGAGCCGCAGCGCGGCTGGGAGGCCAACGACCCCGACACCCTGGCGACGGTGCTGCGCACGCTGGAGGGTGTCCAGCGTGACTTCAACTCCGGTGACAAGCACGTCTCGCTGGCCGACCTGATCGTCCTCGGCGGCGTCGCCGCGGTCGAGAAGGCCGCCAAGGACGCCGGTCACGACGTCCAGGTGCCCTTCACCCCGGGCCGTGTGGACGCGACGGACGAGCAGACCGACGCGGAGTCCTTCGCCGCGCTGGAGCCGGCCTCGGACGGCTTCCGCAACTACCTCGGGAAGGGCAACCGGCTGCCGGCCGAGTACCTGCTGCTCGACCGGGCGAACCTGCTGACCCTGAGCGCGCCGGAACTCACCGTCCTCGTCGGCGGCCTGCGTGCCCTGGGCGCGAACCACGGGCAGTCCTCGCACGGTGTCCTCACCGCGACCCCCGGACAGCTCACCAACGACTTCTTCGTCAACCTGCTCGACCTGGGCACGACGTGGAAGGCGACGTCGGAGGACGCGACCACCTTCGAGGGCCGCGACGACGCCACCGGCGAGGTCAAGTGGACCGGCACGCGTGCCGACCTCGTCTTCGGCTCGAACTCCGAACTGCGCGCGCTCGCCGAGGTCTACGCGAGCGACGACGCCCGGGCCAAGTTCGTCAAGGACTTCGTCGCCGCCTGGGACAAGGTCATGAACCTGGACCGGTTCGACCTCGTCTGA
- a CDS encoding MFS transporter, producing the protein MELHTTAGPIPETDTTASSGWPVSRRYAWVVFALSFGLLLSDYMSRQVLNAVFPDLKSEWLLSDARLGTLSSVVALMVGLLTFPMSLMADRWGRVKSLLLAAVMWSVATLGCAVSASYDQMLVGRLFVGIGEAAYGSVGIAVVLSIFPIGLRATLSGAFIAGGAFGSVLGVSIGGAVAEHLGWRWAFGFMGIFGLVLAAVYGVVVTEKRLTPEAGSTDTGPGPGPQGRLRVLLPRLFSSVSVISAYVGSGLQLFIAASLMAWLPSFFNRYYDMPTAKAGATAGIFILVIGVGMIGGGIVSDRICRAFPIRKWAVAIGCSIGSLVLLMAAFRLPTGPLQLAVLAAGALLSAGTAGPATAMVANLTPAAISATAFATLTLANSLLGLAPGPAVTGALADHMGLLGALRVIPLAALGATLAFLVGRHFYERDLLRLTGAPAPAAEPEPEDAVVTA; encoded by the coding sequence ATGGAGTTGCACACCACTGCTGGACCCATCCCCGAGACGGACACGACCGCCTCGTCCGGATGGCCCGTGTCCCGACGCTACGCCTGGGTGGTCTTCGCCCTCAGTTTCGGCCTGCTGCTGTCCGACTACATGTCCCGGCAGGTACTCAACGCCGTCTTCCCCGACCTCAAGAGCGAGTGGCTGCTCTCGGACGCGAGGCTCGGCACGCTCAGCAGCGTCGTCGCCCTCATGGTCGGCCTGCTCACGTTCCCCATGTCACTCATGGCCGACCGCTGGGGCCGGGTCAAGAGCCTGCTGCTGGCCGCGGTGATGTGGAGCGTGGCGACCCTGGGCTGCGCGGTCTCCGCGAGCTACGACCAGATGCTCGTCGGCCGGCTCTTCGTCGGCATCGGTGAGGCGGCGTACGGAAGCGTCGGCATCGCCGTCGTCCTGAGCATCTTCCCGATCGGTCTGCGCGCCACCCTCTCCGGTGCGTTCATAGCGGGCGGCGCCTTCGGTTCGGTCCTCGGCGTGTCGATCGGCGGCGCGGTCGCCGAACACCTCGGCTGGCGCTGGGCGTTCGGCTTCATGGGCATCTTCGGTCTGGTCCTGGCCGCGGTCTACGGGGTCGTCGTCACCGAGAAGAGGCTGACGCCGGAAGCCGGTTCCACCGACACCGGGCCCGGTCCCGGACCGCAGGGCCGGCTGCGCGTGCTGCTGCCCCGGCTGTTCTCCTCCGTGTCGGTGATCAGCGCCTACGTGGGCAGCGGTCTCCAACTGTTCATCGCCGCCTCCCTGATGGCCTGGCTGCCCAGCTTCTTCAACCGCTACTACGACATGCCCACCGCCAAGGCGGGCGCTACCGCCGGCATCTTCATCCTCGTCATCGGCGTCGGCATGATCGGCGGCGGCATCGTCTCCGACCGCATCTGCCGGGCGTTCCCCATCCGCAAATGGGCGGTCGCCATCGGGTGCAGCATCGGCTCGCTCGTCCTGCTCATGGCCGCCTTCCGGCTGCCGACCGGACCTCTCCAGCTCGCGGTGCTGGCGGCCGGAGCCCTGCTGTCGGCCGGCACCGCCGGTCCCGCGACCGCCATGGTGGCCAACCTGACCCCCGCGGCCATCTCCGCGACGGCCTTCGCCACCCTGACCCTCGCCAACAGCCTGCTCGGGCTGGCTCCCGGGCCCGCCGTGACAGGCGCGCTCGCCGACCACATGGGACTGCTCGGCGCCCTGCGGGTCATCCCGCTCGCCGCGCTCGGCGCCACCCTCGCGTTCCTGGTCGGCCGCCACTTCTACGAGCGTGACCTGCTCCGTCTGACGGGCGCCCCCGCCCCGGCGGCGGAGCCGGAGCCGGAGGACGCGGTGGTGACCGCGTGA
- a CDS encoding ArsR/SmtB family transcription factor — MLGHPVRIRVLELLQSGPVSVRDLLSEIEVEPSNLSQQLAVLRRSGIVVSIREGSTVSYALAGGDVAELLRAARRILTELLAGQTELLAELRQADVGTGLPPGPREPDLVVTRSVRPSPAVRGH, encoded by the coding sequence ATGCTCGGACACCCGGTGCGCATCCGGGTCCTGGAACTGCTGCAGAGCGGACCCGTCTCGGTGCGCGACCTGCTCAGCGAGATCGAGGTCGAACCCTCCAACCTCTCGCAGCAGCTGGCCGTGCTGCGCCGCTCGGGGATCGTGGTGTCGATCCGCGAGGGATCGACCGTCAGTTACGCCCTGGCGGGCGGCGATGTCGCCGAGCTGCTGCGTGCCGCCCGCCGCATCCTCACCGAACTGCTCGCCGGACAGACCGAGTTGCTGGCCGAGCTGCGTCAGGCGGACGTCGGCACGGGCCTGCCTCCCGGTCCGCGCGAGCCGGACCTCGTCGTCACCCGGTCCGTACGGCCCTCACCCGCGGTCCGGGGACACTGA
- a CDS encoding helix-turn-helix domain-containing protein, which translates to MLAALGLGPAEEEIYRLLVARGRAAVHELAADGGRPESEVREVLTDLAGRGLVVRLVSEGTVTRYLAAPPAVALGGELRRRRDELSAAEHAVLTLAEQHRTGAEGGAVEVISDIDAVRHRFRQLQESARQQVRAMMVPEQTVVSRSDNVAEGAGVRRGVLYRTILHREALTEPGALAQALRALEAGQQVRVADAVPVKLMIADHELAMLPLFSGRNTAAASVLVHVGGLLDALVAYFELAWEQAYPLSPHPAGDGVAEQRADAIDAFDARMLALVLAGLTDQAVGARLGVSRRTVQRRIGELMTRAGVESRIQLGWHAARRGWA; encoded by the coding sequence ATGCTCGCCGCGCTCGGTCTCGGTCCGGCCGAGGAGGAGATCTACCGCCTTCTGGTGGCCCGGGGACGGGCTGCCGTCCATGAACTGGCCGCCGACGGTGGCCGCCCCGAGTCCGAGGTGCGTGAAGTCCTCACGGATCTGGCCGGGCGCGGTCTCGTCGTGCGTCTGGTGAGCGAGGGCACGGTCACCCGGTATCTTGCGGCACCCCCCGCGGTGGCGCTGGGCGGGGAACTTCGGCGCCGTCGCGACGAGTTGAGCGCGGCGGAGCACGCGGTGCTCACTCTCGCGGAGCAGCACCGCACGGGTGCCGAGGGCGGCGCGGTGGAAGTGATCAGTGACATCGACGCGGTTCGCCACCGGTTCAGACAGCTCCAGGAGTCCGCCCGGCAACAAGTGCGGGCGATGATGGTGCCCGAACAGACCGTTGTGTCGCGCAGCGACAACGTCGCGGAGGGGGCCGGAGTCCGGCGTGGCGTGCTCTACCGGACGATCCTGCACCGGGAGGCACTGACCGAGCCCGGAGCGCTGGCCCAGGCTCTCAGGGCGCTCGAAGCCGGACAGCAGGTCAGGGTCGCCGACGCCGTGCCGGTCAAACTCATGATCGCGGACCATGAACTGGCGATGCTTCCCCTGTTCAGCGGCCGCAACACCGCGGCCGCCTCGGTGCTGGTGCACGTCGGCGGGCTGTTGGACGCGCTGGTCGCCTATTTCGAACTGGCCTGGGAGCAGGCGTACCCGCTGTCGCCGCACCCGGCGGGCGACGGCGTCGCCGAGCAACGCGCGGACGCCATAGACGCGTTCGATGCCAGGATGCTCGCGCTGGTCCTCGCGGGACTGACCGATCAGGCGGTCGGTGCGCGCCTCGGCGTCTCCCGCCGCACGGTACAGCGGCGCATCGGTGAACTCATGACGCGGGCAGGCGTGGAGAGCCGTATCCAGCTCGGCTGGCACGCCGCGCGCAGGGGGTGGGCCTGA
- a CDS encoding GNAT family N-acetyltransferase has translation MLDGAVVWMNARGNTEQWGTTPYSGTENGAERVRRYMTENAPFVAEADGTPVGALVLDAGPSPQMPIEPAAEPERYVRLLVSDRRYAGRGIGAALLAHAAEETRRAGVELLRVDCWAGGGGELVAFYERQGFTPAERFLSGTWPGQVLARRIGVTRERSDQAR, from the coding sequence ATGCTCGATGGAGCGGTGGTCTGGATGAACGCCCGGGGCAACACCGAGCAGTGGGGCACGACCCCGTACTCGGGGACGGAGAACGGGGCGGAGCGCGTCCGGCGGTACATGACCGAGAACGCGCCCTTCGTCGCGGAGGCCGACGGAACACCCGTCGGGGCCCTGGTCCTCGACGCAGGGCCCAGCCCGCAGATGCCGATCGAGCCCGCCGCGGAACCCGAGCGGTACGTCCGGCTGCTGGTGTCCGACCGCCGGTACGCCGGCCGCGGCATCGGGGCCGCGCTCCTGGCCCACGCCGCCGAGGAGACCCGGCGTGCCGGAGTCGAACTGCTGCGGGTCGACTGCTGGGCAGGCGGTGGGGGCGAACTGGTCGCGTTCTACGAGCGCCAGGGATTCACCCCCGCCGAGCGATTCCTGTCCGGGACCTGGCCGGGCCAGGTGCTGGCCCGGCGGATCGGCGTGACGCGTGAGCGGAGCGATCAGGCGAGGTAG
- a CDS encoding acetoacetate--CoA ligase yields MNTDTDLLWSPGRRELEDSNAASFMNWVSEVRGLHFSDYAELWRWSSTDLAGFWSAVWEFYGLDAVTDYDEVLGQASMPGADWFPGARLNFAERCFAQATDARPALVCLTEGGTPEETSWRELRRQVADVAAALRRMGVEPGDCVAGYLPNLRQTVVALLATAAVGAVWTACSPDFGTPSVLARLRQAGPAVLVAADGYRYGGKTYDRRPEVAELADGLPTVRHILAVENVFDTPAEPWSGRPDVHQHAWSALPSADGPLEFADLPFDHPLWILWSSGTTGIPKGIVQGHGGIVVELLKALGLGVDLRADDRYLFITSTSWMVWNFLVGGLLHGSTVVLYDGSPTYPGIDGAWEIAERTGATVLGVGAAYLTAAEKADTRPADTFGLGRLRTVLQTGSTLPPSTWRWVHDRLAPGVRLQSICGGTDVCSVLAGSTPLLPVRVGRIQAPSLGVALASWDPEGRPLTGEQGELVVTAPLPSMPLRFVGDPDGARYRASYFDTYPGVWRHGDWVTIDPDLSVVVAGRSDSTLNRSGVRMGSADIYAVVDQLPEIADSLVIGVEQPDGAYFMPLFVVPAEGTALDDGLRRHIATAIRSRLSPRHVPDVIVPVPAVPRTLTGKKLEVPVKRVLQGARPGEVSSEGSITHPEMLAWFAEFAATGAGGAGRHP; encoded by the coding sequence ATGAACACCGACACCGACCTGCTGTGGTCTCCCGGTCGCCGCGAGTTGGAGGACTCCAACGCAGCGAGCTTCATGAACTGGGTGAGCGAAGTACGGGGACTCCACTTCTCCGACTACGCCGAGCTGTGGCGGTGGAGTTCCACCGACCTCGCGGGATTCTGGTCGGCGGTGTGGGAGTTCTACGGGCTGGACGCGGTCACCGACTACGACGAGGTACTGGGCCAGGCGTCGATGCCGGGAGCCGACTGGTTCCCCGGCGCCCGGCTGAACTTCGCCGAACGCTGCTTCGCCCAGGCCACGGACGCCCGCCCCGCGCTCGTCTGTCTGACCGAGGGCGGCACCCCCGAGGAGACCTCCTGGCGCGAGCTGCGCCGGCAGGTCGCCGATGTCGCGGCGGCCCTGCGCCGCATGGGCGTGGAGCCAGGCGACTGCGTGGCCGGATATCTCCCCAACCTCCGCCAGACCGTGGTGGCACTGCTCGCCACGGCCGCCGTCGGCGCCGTGTGGACGGCCTGCTCCCCGGACTTCGGCACGCCCAGCGTGCTCGCCCGGCTCCGCCAGGCAGGGCCCGCCGTCCTCGTGGCGGCGGACGGATACCGCTACGGCGGCAAGACCTACGACCGGCGCCCCGAGGTCGCCGAACTCGCGGACGGGCTGCCCACCGTCCGCCACATCCTCGCCGTCGAGAACGTCTTCGACACCCCGGCGGAACCGTGGTCCGGCCGGCCCGACGTCCACCAGCACGCCTGGTCCGCGCTGCCGTCCGCGGACGGTCCGCTGGAGTTCGCCGACCTGCCCTTCGACCACCCGTTGTGGATCCTGTGGTCGTCGGGAACCACGGGCATACCGAAGGGGATCGTCCAGGGCCACGGCGGCATCGTGGTCGAACTGCTCAAGGCACTGGGCCTGGGCGTCGACCTGCGTGCCGACGACCGCTACCTCTTCATCACCTCCACCAGCTGGATGGTGTGGAACTTCCTGGTCGGAGGGCTGCTGCACGGCAGCACCGTCGTCCTGTACGACGGCAGCCCGACGTATCCCGGCATCGACGGCGCATGGGAGATCGCCGAACGGACCGGTGCCACCGTGCTCGGCGTGGGCGCCGCCTATCTCACCGCCGCCGAGAAGGCGGACACGCGTCCCGCGGACACCTTCGGACTCGGGCGGCTGCGGACCGTCCTGCAGACCGGGTCGACCCTCCCGCCGAGCACCTGGCGCTGGGTCCACGACCGGCTGGCGCCCGGAGTGCGGCTCCAGTCCATCTGCGGCGGCACGGACGTCTGCTCCGTACTCGCGGGAAGCACCCCGCTGCTGCCGGTCCGCGTCGGCCGCATCCAGGCGCCCTCCCTCGGCGTCGCCCTGGCCTCCTGGGACCCCGAGGGACGGCCGCTGACGGGCGAACAGGGCGAGCTGGTGGTGACCGCGCCGCTGCCGTCCATGCCGCTGCGCTTCGTCGGCGACCCGGACGGCGCCCGCTACCGGGCCAGCTACTTCGACACCTACCCCGGGGTGTGGCGGCACGGTGACTGGGTCACGATCGACCCGGACCTGTCGGTCGTCGTCGCGGGCCGCTCCGACTCCACCCTGAACCGCTCGGGTGTGCGCATGGGTTCCGCCGACATCTACGCCGTCGTCGACCAGCTCCCGGAGATCGCCGACAGTCTCGTCATCGGGGTGGAACAGCCCGACGGCGCCTACTTCATGCCGCTGTTCGTCGTACCCGCCGAGGGAACCGCGCTCGACGACGGTCTGCGCCGCCACATCGCCACGGCCATCAGGAGCCGGCTGTCCCCGCGCCATGTGCCCGACGTGATCGTGCCGGTCCCCGCCGTCCCGCGCACCCTCACCGGCAAGAAGCTCGAGGTCCCGGTCAAGCGCGTCCTCCAGGGCGCCCGCCCCGGCGAGGTCAGCAGCGAGGGGTCCATCACGCACCCGGAGATGCTGGCGTGGTTCGCGGAGTTCGCGGCCACCGGCGCAGGGGGCGCCGGGCGCCATCCGTGA